Part of the Deltaproteobacteria bacterium genome, ATGACCTTCATCCAGTTGTTGCCCGTGCTGCAGGGGGTCAACAGTTGCACCGCGTCGGGCAGGCATTTTCTGCTTTCGACCACGGCCTCGAACAAAATGTCCTTGGGCAGGGCGGCCCTGGCCATTTCGACCATGTAGCCGCCAATGAGCAGGCCGGGAGCGGGGTAGCCATGAAAGGCCGCCGCCATGTCTTTGAATTCCTGGAAAGTGTGGGGTCCGATGTTCATGTGTCTCCTCGGGAAATGGATATTTTTCGGGCGCGTTCCTAGCAGTCGCGGGGCCAAAAGAGAAGTATGTGAAAAGTGCGAATAGCCGTGCTCGGCGTTGTGCGGAGCAGCTTTTCGCGTTGGCTGACGGGTCTGGCGCGTGCCCCGTCCTTGAAGTCGGCGCCGCCGTGGGATAGCTTTTTGCCCGCGCCGAGATCGCGGTGAAACCAAAAATGCGCCCTGGAAGGAGATATGCCCATGTCTGTTGTTTTTTTGACGCCCAAAACCTCGGAGCAGGTGATCGACGCCCTGCTGGGTACATATTCCTGGAAGGATACGACCCTGACCTACAGTTTCCCTGGTGCCGATTCCTTGTGGTCGACGGATCCCGTTTATGGCTATGGCGATCCCAATGGAACGGGTGAGCCCTGGACGGGATGGTTCATGCCCCTTTCGTCGACCGAGGCCGCTTCTTTCCAGCAGATCCTGGCGCGTTGGAGCGAGGTCACGAACGTGGATTTCATTCCCGTCGAGGACTCCGACGAGGTGACGGGGATTATCCGCGTGGCCCGGACATATCTCGCGGAGGAAGGGGACGCGCACGCCTGGGCCTACTATCCCAGCGACGCGGACTGCGCCGGTGATGTGTGGATCAATATCCAGGAGGATTCAGGGACAACGCCCTGGGATAACGGGTCGTACGAATTTTTCGCGGTGATGCATGAAATGGGGCATGTCCTGGGGTTGAAACATCCATTCGAGGGGGACGTTGTCGTGCCCGCCAACCTGGACGCCCAGTCCTGGACGATCATGAGTTATTCCGCCCTGGCCGGCGATGAGGACAGTAGTTTCAGTTTTTATCCGACAACGCCGATGATTCTCGACATCGCGGCCGTGCAGTCCGTGTACGGTCCGAACATGGAATTTCACGCAGACGACACGACGTATGTGTTCACGGACGAACAAACCTATCACCAGACCATTTGGGACGCAGGAGGATCGGATACCCTGTGGTATCAGGGCAGCCTGGACGCGGCCCTGGATTTGCGCTGCCTGCATGGTTCGACCATCGGCCAGCCCGTGTTCGCCATGTCTCCGAATTCCCCGGAACAAACACGGGTGAATAATGTCTGGATCGCGCATGAAGCGGTCATCGAGCATGCCGTGGGTGGTATCGGAAATGACATTTTGGTTGGCAATGCCGTGAACAATTGGCTGGACGGTGGCGCTGGCCTGGACAGGGTGCAGGCTGACGGCGAGCGGGCGCGGTATCAGCTGGCTAATGCCGGTGACTCCTGGGTGTTGTCCGATACATGGGGTCAGGAGGGCATGGATTCCTTGGTGCGGGTGGAGCGCGTGCAGTTCACCGACGGTTGCGCCGCCCTGGATCTCGACGTTGGCGGCGCGGCCAGACAGGCCGCCTTGGTGCTTGGCGCCGTGGCCTACGACCTTCTCCAGGATCCGGCCGTGGTCGGCAACGTGCTTGGTTGGGTCGATGGCGGCATGAACGCGCGTCAGATTTTCGATATGGCCTTGGCTGGTGGAGAAATCCAGGTTCTGGCGGGGTCGGGCGACGATGCCGATCTGGTCCGCCTGGCCGCGCGCAATGTGCTGGGCCAGGAGCCGGCAGCGGAATTGGTTCAGGAGTTGCTGGAATTGCTGGCCGGACATGGCGGCAGCATGACCGCGGCGGATTTTTTGGTCATGGCCAGTGAACATCCCGCCAATTTGGAGCACGTGGCCATGCTGGGAATCCAGGATACGGGGCTTGTCTACGTGTAGCGACGGGCTGCGATCAAGAGCGCCATGGGCGCGACGCACAGGGCCCTTGGGCATGGCGTCGCGCTTTTTTTGCGCCCGGACGGATACTCGTGGCTAGCGCCCTGGCCCTTTTCACGCGGGTGTCCCCCGCGTTTTCAGGGCTGATTCGCGTTTTGAACAAAAAATGGAATCAGGCGAAAACCTCCGCGTCCACGAAGGGGGTTCCCTGCTTGTCCTTGTCCGAGACCACGGGTGTTTGGGACCACGGCCAGGTCACGCCAATGTCCGGATCGTTCCAGATGATGCAGCGTTCCGTTTCAGGAGCGTAGAAGTCCGTGGTTTTGTACAAAAATTCCGCGCTGTCGCTCAAGGTCACGAAGCCGTGGGCGAATCCGGGCGGAATCCAGAGCTGCTGCTTGTTCTCGGCGGACAGGGTGGCCCCGACCCAACGGCCAAACGTCGGCGAACTCTTGCGGATGTCCACGGCCACGTCAAAGA contains:
- the rfbC gene encoding dTDP-4-dehydrorhamnose 3,5-epimerase, with product MNATPLAIPEVVLFTPRVFGDARGFFFESFNARTFAEATGLNPDFVQDNHSRSSQGVLRGLHYQLPPHAQGKLVRVVSGEVFDVAVDIRKSSPTFGRWVGATLSAENKQQLWIPPGFAHGFVTLSDSAEFLYKTTDFYAPETERCIIWNDPDIGVTWPWSQTPVVSDKDKQGTPFVDAEVFA